One Curtobacterium sp. MCLR17_032 genomic window carries:
- a CDS encoding low temperature requirement protein A — protein sequence MTIGLRRMAPRDPAQRHRAATPLELLFDLVFVVAVGLAATNLHEIEAGGHLASAVFSYCLVFFSIWWAWVNFTWFATSFDTDDWLYRVMTVVQMAGVLVLAAGVHDAMVDGDFTIGIIGYVLMRLALVGQWIRAAVSSPRYRRTALRYAVGVVLVQVLWVASLALPLEFRPVATPFLILAEVLVPVWAETGAETTQWHTHHLAERYSLFTLIVLGEGLVASANAVIDALAHTEHLGSLLTLAACGLVITVGMWWIYFSREQHDHIRSLPTALLFGYGHYVVFAAAGALPAGIEVAVQADAGHGGLTDAAVAATVAVPVALFVLSIWWLAIRPSLPLRVNVLVVALTLAVVASIALPAVSLPLTAVLVVAVVVTLEVASSSGHRDRPEA from the coding sequence ATGACGATCGGACTGCGCCGGATGGCACCGCGCGACCCTGCGCAACGACATCGAGCCGCGACGCCGCTGGAACTGCTGTTCGACCTGGTGTTCGTCGTCGCGGTCGGTCTGGCGGCGACGAACCTGCACGAGATCGAGGCCGGGGGACACCTGGCCTCCGCCGTGTTCTCGTACTGCCTGGTGTTCTTCTCGATCTGGTGGGCCTGGGTGAACTTCACCTGGTTCGCGACCTCGTTCGACACCGACGACTGGCTCTACCGCGTGATGACGGTCGTGCAGATGGCCGGGGTGCTGGTGCTCGCCGCGGGGGTGCATGACGCGATGGTCGACGGTGACTTCACCATTGGCATCATCGGGTACGTCCTGATGCGCCTGGCGCTCGTCGGACAGTGGATCCGCGCCGCGGTCTCGTCGCCGCGGTACCGGCGGACCGCGTTGCGCTACGCGGTCGGGGTCGTCCTCGTGCAGGTCCTGTGGGTGGCCTCCCTCGCGCTGCCGCTCGAGTTCCGCCCGGTCGCGACGCCGTTCCTCATCCTCGCCGAGGTCCTGGTGCCGGTGTGGGCGGAGACCGGCGCCGAGACCACCCAGTGGCACACGCACCACCTGGCGGAGCGGTACTCGCTGTTCACGCTGATCGTCCTCGGTGAGGGGCTGGTCGCCTCGGCGAACGCGGTGATCGACGCCCTGGCGCACACCGAGCACCTCGGCTCCCTGCTGACCCTCGCCGCCTGCGGGCTCGTGATCACGGTCGGCATGTGGTGGATCTACTTCTCGCGGGAGCAGCACGACCACATCCGCTCGCTGCCGACGGCACTGCTGTTCGGGTACGGCCACTACGTCGTCTTCGCCGCCGCCGGTGCCCTGCCGGCTGGCATCGAGGTCGCCGTGCAGGCCGATGCGGGACACGGCGGGCTGACCGACGCGGCGGTCGCCGCGACCGTCGCCGTCCCGGTCGCCCTGTTCGTGCTGTCGATCTGGTGGTTGGCGATCCGCCCGTCCCTGCCACTGCGCGTGAACGTGCTGGTGGTCGCCCTCACCCTGGCCGTCGTCGCGTCGATCGCGCTGCCGGCGGTGTCGCTCCCGCTGACCGCGGTGCTCGTCGTCGCGGTGGTCGTGACGCTCGAGGTCGCGTCGTCCAGCGGCCATCGCGACCGCCCGGAGGCCTGA